The Mya arenaria isolate MELC-2E11 chromosome 16, ASM2691426v1 genome includes a window with the following:
- the LOC128222137 gene encoding uncharacterized protein LOC128222137 → MLAGHTKFSCDWHFGVWKNRWRHMDAETVEEVASTVAMSSRNGHNIPHIVDGNSKPVLFYDWSTFFKGMFKPLKNISKYHSFEVSSNEPGVVRVRKFVDAPEEKINILKTCQVDICVMPEQIFGEGINAERQWYLHDVIRDFCRSDHAKNTTCPLPLVAKEGYSKAKKQKLK, encoded by the exons ATGCTAGCCGGCCACACCAAATTCTCATGTGATTGGCATTTTGGAGTGTGGAAAAACAGATGGAGACACATGGATGCAGAGACAGTTGAG GAGGTGGCTTCCACAGTAGCAATGTCATCCCGTAATGGCCACAACATCCCCCATATTGTTGATGGCAACAGCAAACCAGTGTTGTTCTATGACTGGAGCACCTTCTTCAAAGGCATGTTCAAACCATTGAAGAACATTTCgaaataccattcatttgaGGTGTCTTCTAACGAGCCTGGGGTTGTAAGAGTAAGGAAGTTTGTTGATGCCCCTGAGGAGAAAATTAACATACTGAAAACCTGCCAAGTGGATATTTGTGTTATGCCAGAGCAGATCTTTGGTGAGGGAATAAATGCTGAAAGGCAATGGTACTTGCATGATGTAATAAGAGACTTTTGCAGATCGGATCATGCTAAAAACACAACATGCCCTTTGCCATTAGTTGCAAAAGAAGGCTATTCAAAggccaaaaaacaaaagttgaaataG